In a genomic window of Zingiber officinale cultivar Zhangliang chromosome 9B, Zo_v1.1, whole genome shotgun sequence:
- the LOC122023246 gene encoding putative proline-rich receptor-like protein kinase PERK11 → MASGKSCMASGRPFLAYDWLRLAAGSPCLAAGRPLPGRRVAARCLAMAGRRHQRSHFINFPSTLFHNIYIKMHIFRRGGRRRRPQDQTHPSPASEPMPPPTQAGSSHVSSPPASYSPASVPMPPLHQPGPSHVPSAPVSYSPPQEPYPEQLPVHSDPPDSTRNSFAKFRNDRAPLVPIGDS, encoded by the exons ATGGCCTCCGGCAAGTCTTGCATGGCCTCCGGCAGGCCCTTCCTTGCCTACGACTGGCTCCGTCTGGCTGCTGGCAGTCCTTGTCTGGCCGCCGGCAGGCCGCTGCCTGGCCGGCGTGTGGCTGCCCGCTGCCTTGCGATGGCTGGACGAC GTCATCAGAGGTCACATTTCATAAATTTCCCCTCCACCCTTTTCCATAATATTTacataaaaatg catatatttcgacgtggtggaCGTAGACGGCGACCACAGGACCAGACACATCCATCACCTGCCAGTGAACCTATGCCACCCCCTACTCAGGCAGGCTCATCCCATGTGTCTTCTCCACCGGCATCATATTCCcctgccagtgtacctatgccaccccTTCATCAGCCGGGCCCATCTCATGTACCTTCTGCACCGGTTTCATATTCGCCGCCACAAGAACCATACCCAGAGCAGTTACCTGTCCACTCAGATCCTCCTGACTCAACAAGAAACTCATTTGCTAagtttaggaatgatagagcTCCTTTAGTCCCCATTggtgattcgtaa